A single genomic interval of Electrophorus electricus isolate fEleEle1 chromosome 4, fEleEle1.pri, whole genome shotgun sequence harbors:
- the si:ch211-216l23.2 gene encoding nuclear receptor coactivator 5, which translates to MSSWAPIAAGRRPNANPTSGGPKPVRAFRRQPYPPAEDRQDVRRQPYPPAEDRQDAHHEPESYEHLGQRDDYASALDYKTYELSSHQSHSKHQPVVSPGGGDKCSSLYQKLYQQFCGDEAKCPADCVVLSVNNRNLEYPKSLGHCLQERGLSVEMLFLQAESGLTRALQDVRSDGSPLCILVEQTNVTLSSCTVIIFSESLKIHRNMPKEQAMEFVTMEFGRLGGGRRPRDPAEAGVRATELMDDYLERAKLERHAVPFTTRHLLFLMAEGLHLYPEELATVAEYVRGRQDHLQVSVSTELESEGTPERLSNLPASLGGPPPLLSNPVPPGPPLAPGVGEPTQGHLMGVADSYPKTKPPPLLSVSVLQGSPHRSAAVPRPTPRGPSPPHGPPALHGPSASHPPPFGPPASRGPPPAHGLTGLRGPPALHGPRQGSPGGRGPTEHGPLAFHQPCGPPQLRGPPSQNGPSGLRGVPPPHGTRTPPPSLLSLHMGNAAGPVPRPARRLLP; encoded by the exons ATGTCGTCGTGGGCGCCGATCGCAGCGGGCAGGCGGCCTAACGCCAACCCCACCAGCGG TGGCCCGAAACCTGTCCGAGCTTTCCGGAGACAGCCGTACCCTCCTGCTGAGGACAGACAGGACGTCCGGAGACAGCCGTACCCTCCTGCTGAGGACAGACAGGACGCACACCACGAACCAGAGAG CTATGAACATTTGGGTCAAAGGGATGATTATGCAAGTGCTCTGGACTACAAGACGTATGAACTTTCATCTCATCAGTCACACTCGAAACATCAGCCAG TTGTCTCGCCAGGGGGAGGAGACAAGTGTAGTTCTCTGTACCAGAAACTGTACCAGCAATTCTGTGGAGATGAGGCAAAATGTCCTGCTGACTGCGTGGTGCTCTCTGTGAACAACCGGAATCT GGAGTACCCAAAATCGTTAGGCCACTGTTTGCAGGAGCGCGGCCTCTCGGTGGAAATGCTTTTCCTGCAGGCGGAATCGGGCCTGACGCGAGCCCTCCAAGACGTCCGCTCCGATGGTTCCCCCTTATGTATTCTCGTCGAGCAGACTAACGTAACTCTGTCCTCGTGCACAGTAATCATATTTTCAGAGTCCCTCAAAA TTCACCGCAACATGCCCAAGGAGCAGGCCATGGAGTTTGTGACGATGGAGTTTGGGCGTCTGGGCGGCGGGAGGCGACCGCGTGACCCAGCGGAGGCAGGGGTGCGCGCGACCGAGCTGATGGACGACTACCTGGAGCGGGCCAAGCTGGAGCGCCACGCTGTGCCCTTCACCACGCGCCACCTGCTCTTCCTCATGGCTGAGGGCCTGCACCTGTACCCGGAGGAGCTGGCCACCGTCGCTGAATACGTGCGGGGCCGCCAGGACCATCTGCAAG TTTCTGTTTCCACGGAGCTGGAGAGTGAGGGAACCCCAGAGCGTCTCAGCAACCTGCCTGCCAGTCTGGGGGGGCCCCCACCCCTTCTGTCAAACCCCGTGCCCCCAGGGCCGCCCCTCGCACCGGGCGTAGGCGAGCCAACCCAGGGCCATCTCATGGGTGTAGCAG ACTCTTATCCTAAGACCAAGCCGCCTCCTCTCCTGTCGGTGAGTGTTCTACAGGGATCCCCTCACCGGTCCGCGGCCGTGCCCCGCCCTACGCCCCGCGGCCCCTCCCCTCCGCACGGCCCTCCAGCCCTACATGGCCCCTCCGCCTCCCATCCTCCGCCCTTTGGTCCCCCGGCGTCACGAGGCCCTCCACCCGCCCACGGCCTGACGGGTCTGAGAGGTCCCCCTGCTCTCCACGGCCCGCGTCAAGGTTCGCCGGGCGGGCGCGGTCCGACTGAGCACGGGCCACTCGCGTTCCATCAGCCTTGCGGGCCCCCGCAGCTCCGTGGGCCCCCGTCACAGAACGGTCCCAGCGGGCTTCGTGGTGTTCCGCCGCCCCACGGCACACggacacccccaccctccctcctgAGCCTTCACATGGGAAACGCTGCAG GACCTGTTCCACGCCCTGCACGACGTCTGCTCCCCTGA